A part of Emys orbicularis isolate rEmyOrb1 chromosome 13, rEmyOrb1.hap1, whole genome shotgun sequence genomic DNA contains:
- the LOC135887864 gene encoding olfactory receptor 14A16-like, translated as MSNQTTMTEFLLLGFSDVPELQILHFMVFLVLYLASLLGNLLTITAITLNHQLHTPMYFFLMNLSILDLGSISVTIPKSMANSLMNTRVISYSGCVTQVFLFFFFAAADFAILTIMAYDRYVAICQPLHYETVMNRKACVQMAASAWISVFLYSAVHTGNTFAISFCGGNMVDQFFCEIPQLLKLACSDSDLSEVGFLIFSVCLTSSCFVFIIVSYVQIFTTVVRIPSEQGRHKAFSTCLPHLIVVSLFICTGTFAYLKPTSSSTSGLDLVVAVLYSVLPPMMNPIIYSMRNKELKGALSKLIGQRLFSKNKMSIFLLQ; from the coding sequence atgtccaaccaaacGACCATGACTGaattccttctcctgggattctctgatgttccgGAACTGCAGATTTTACACTTTATGGTTTTTCTAGTGCTTTACCTGGCATCCCTGCTGGGGAACCTTCTCACCATCACAGCGATAACCCTCAACCACcaacttcacacccccatgtacttcttcctgatgaatctcTCCATCCTAGACCTCGGCTCCATCTCTGTCAccatccccaaatccatggccaactCCCTCATGAACACAAGAGTGATTTCTTATTCTGGATGTGTCACCCaagtctttcttttcttcttcttcgctGCAGCAGATTTTGCCATACTGACCATCATGGCGTACGACCGATATgtcgccatctgccaaccactgcactatgagacAGTGATGAACAGAaaagcttgtgtccaaatggccGCCAGTGCCTGGATCAGTGTTTTTCTCTACTCTGCAGTGCACACTGGAAACACGTTTGCAATATCCTTCTGCGGAGGcaacatggtggatcagttcttctgtgaaatcccccagctactcaagctcgcctgctctgactcagacctcagtgaagtCGGGTTTCTCATCTTTAGTGTGTGCCTAACCTCAAGCTGCTTTGTTTTCATAATTGTGtcatatgttcagatcttcaCCACAGTGgtgagaatcccctctgagcagggccgacataaagccttctccacctgcctccctcacctcattgtggtctcATTGTTTATTTGCACAGGGACCTTTGCCTACTtgaaacccacctccagctcaaCCTCAGGTCTGGATCTCGTGGTGGCTGTTCTCTATTCTGTGTTGCCACCAATGATGAATCCGATCATCTACAGCATGAGAAACAAGGAGCTCAAAGGTGCACTGAGTAAACTGATAGGTCAGAGGTTATTCTCTAAGaataaaatgtccatatttctcCTTCAGTAA
- the LOC135887426 gene encoding olfactory receptor 14C36-like — MSNCTTVTDFLLLGFSEVRELQILHSVVFLGIYLAALVGNLLVTILAVVDHHLHTPMYFFLMNLSIQDLGSISVTVPKSMDNSLLNTRSISYSGCVAQVFLFIFFAVVDFAFLTIMAYDRYITICQPLHYETIMNRGACVQMAASAWISGIPVSTMQTGNIFALPFCGGNKVDQFFCKISQLLKITCNDSYLSEVVITSFFFFLGLSCFAFIIVSYVQIFKAVLRIPSEQGRHKAFSTGFPHLIVVSLFVL; from the coding sequence atgtccaactGCACCACTGTGACCGatttccttctcctgggattctctgaggttcgggagctgcagattttacacTCTGTGGTGTTTCTAGGGATTTACCTGGCAGCCCTGGTGGGAAATCTCCTTGTTACCATCCTTGCAGTGGTCGAccaccaccttcacacccccatgtacttcttcctgatgaatttGTCCATACAAGACCTCGGATCCATCTCCGTCACTGTCCCCAAGTCCATGGACAACTCCCTATTGAACACCAGGTCGATTTCTTATTCTGGGTGCGTTGCCCAagtctttcttttcattttcttcgcTGTGGTTGACTTTGCTTTTCTCACCATCATGGCGTACGACCGATACATCaccatctgccaaccactgcactatgagacTATAATGAACAGgggagcttgtgtccaaatggcagccagtgctTGGATCAGTGGAATTCCCGTTTCTACTATGCAGACTGGGAACATATTTGCATTACCTTTTTGTGGTGGTAACAaggtggatcagttcttctgtaaAATCTCCCAGCTGCTCAAGATCACCTGCAATGACTCATACCTCAGTGAAGTTGTTATtacttctttcttcttcttcttaggCTTAAGCTGCTTTGCTTTTATAATTGTGtcatatgttcagatcttcaaagcagtgctgagaatcccttctgagcagggccggcataaagccttctccaccggCTTTCCTCACCTCATTGTTGTCTCATTGTTTGttttgtga
- the LOC135888273 gene encoding olfactory receptor 14A16-like, which yields MSNQTAVTEFLLLGFSDVRELQILYFVVFLVLYLLSLVGNLLIFIAIALDHHLHTPMYFFLMNLSILDLGSISVTIPKSMANSLMNNRSISYSACVAQVFLFAFFASADYAILTVMAYDRYVAICQPLHYETVMNRKACVQMAASAWISVILYSALHTGNTFAISFCGGNMVDQFFCEIPQLLKLACSDSDLSEVGFLIFSLFLCLSCFVFIIVSYVQIFTTVVRIPSEQGRHKAFSTCLPHLIVVSLLFFTTTFPYLKPISSPPSVLNLLVAGLYSVLPPMMNPIIYSMRNKELKGALRKLIRWRVFIKNEKSIFIL from the coding sequence atgtccaaccaaaccGCCGTGACCGaattccttctcctgggattctctgacgttcgggagctgcagattttaTACTTTGTGGTGTTTCTAGTGCTTTACCTTTTATCGCTGGTGGGGAATCTTCTCATCTTCATAGCCATAGCCCTCGAccaccaccttcacacccccatgtacttcttcctgatgaatctatccatcctagacctcggctccatctctgtcaccatccccaaatccatggccaattcCCTAATGAACAACAGATCGATTTCTTATTCTGCATGTGTTGCCCAAGTCTTTCTCTTTGCCTTCTTTGCTTCAGCAGATTATGCCATACTGACTGTCATGGCGTATGATCGATACgtcgccatctgccaaccactgcactatgagacTGTGATGAACAGAaaagcttgtgtccaaatggcagccagtgcctggatTAGTGTTATTCTCTACTCTGCACTGCACACTGGAAACACGTTTGCAATATCCTTCTGTGGAGGTaacatggtggatcagttcttctgtgaaatcccccagctcctcaagctcgcctgctctgactcagacctcagtgaagtTGGGTTTCTCATCTTTAGTTTATTCTTATGCTTAAGCTGCTTTGTTTTCATAATTGTGTCGTATGTTCAGATCTTCACCACAGTGgtgagaatcccctctgagcagggccggcataaagccttctccacctgccttcctcacctcattgtggtctcCTTGTTATTTTTCACCACCACTTTTCCGTATCTGAAACCCATCTCCAGCCCTCCATCGGTTCTGAATCTCTTGGTGGCCGGTCTCTATTCTGTGTTGCCACCAATGATGAATCCGATCATCTATAGCATGAGGAACAAGGAGCTCAAAGGTGCACTGAGGAAACTGATACGTTGGAGGGTATTCATTAAGAATGAGAAGTCCATATTTATTCTTTGA